A stretch of Longimicrobium sp. DNA encodes these proteins:
- a CDS encoding DUF2335 domain-containing protein — MGRKHRSGKAGTLPAAREHDIREGRELQPRPSSASIAIPTITQQSFELRKGPIPDADELVRYGHAHPEAPEIILDEFTRQAAHRRKLERRDQSLDRRALEASITSERMGVICALLIALVGFGCATFLVTTGHGVEGTVIFGLDVGALVSAFILGRPRAVQPKPVE, encoded by the coding sequence ATGGGACGAAAGCACAGGAGCGGTAAGGCCGGAACGCTTCCGGCGGCACGAGAGCACGACATACGGGAGGGACGCGAGCTGCAACCGCGTCCCTCTTCTGCTTCCATCGCCATTCCCACCATCACCCAGCAATCGTTCGAGCTCCGCAAGGGTCCCATTCCGGACGCCGACGAGCTGGTGCGGTACGGCCACGCGCACCCGGAGGCGCCGGAGATCATCCTGGACGAGTTCACCCGCCAGGCGGCCCACCGCCGGAAGCTGGAGCGCCGCGACCAGAGCCTGGACCGGCGGGCGCTGGAGGCATCGATCACGAGCGAGCGCATGGGCGTGATCTGCGCCCTGCTGATCGCCCTCGTCGGGTTCGGATGCGCGACGTTTCTCGTCACCACCGGGCACGGGGTGGAGGGCACGGTGATCTTCGGACTGGACGTGGGCGCCCTCGTCTCGGCATTCATTCTGGGACGGCCCCGGGCCGTGCAGCCGAAACCCGTGGAGTAG
- a CDS encoding M28 family peptidase, giving the protein MTRLRALPLALALLALAPGPRAAAAQDAQLTVTSRPATGGNPPAFRTIREADLRRELATMASDTFRGREAGTLDELRASAWLAERARAAGLQPAGDDGSWFQFWPMRRVRVANTSRIEVGGRALPLWREATLVSPTDATVDAPVVWVGTADSAALAAMDLRGKAVAAMVTPPRVLPPRWVSLREWRYTWGALRERAALIQARGAAAVLLVSDSISNAQFDILSSYNNRGTYGLDSAGVEAPRPSRAPVIWLRAGMQGAMRQPGQRLLARITTESFIYPSVNVVAKVPGTDDSLRGEYVLYSGHQDHDGVRFPISGDSIWNGADDNATISVAMLAIGRAFVRHPGRRTALFVWHGAEERGLIGSRWYSAHPTVPKEAIVAVLNADMIGRNAPDSAALLGVEPPHRNSRALVDMALEANRRFTSFALDTTWDRPAHPEGWYFRSDHLPYARAGIPAIMFTTLLHPDYHTPRDEAERIDYAKLTRMTRWMYATGWMVANTVERPAVDPDFKLER; this is encoded by the coding sequence ATGACGAGACTTCGCGCGCTTCCGCTCGCCCTTGCCCTGCTCGCGCTCGCCCCCGGGCCGCGCGCCGCCGCCGCTCAGGATGCGCAGCTGACGGTCACCTCGCGCCCCGCCACCGGCGGCAATCCGCCCGCGTTCAGGACCATCCGCGAGGCGGACCTGCGGCGCGAGCTGGCCACGATGGCGTCGGACACCTTCCGCGGTCGCGAGGCGGGAACGCTGGACGAGCTGCGCGCCTCCGCCTGGCTGGCCGAGCGCGCCCGCGCCGCCGGCCTGCAGCCCGCCGGCGACGACGGCAGCTGGTTCCAGTTCTGGCCCATGCGCCGCGTGCGCGTGGCCAACACCAGCCGCATCGAGGTGGGCGGGCGCGCGCTCCCCCTCTGGCGCGAGGCCACGCTCGTCTCGCCCACCGACGCCACCGTGGATGCGCCGGTGGTGTGGGTCGGCACCGCGGACAGTGCCGCGCTCGCGGCGATGGACCTGCGCGGCAAGGCCGTCGCGGCGATGGTCACGCCGCCGCGCGTGCTGCCGCCGCGCTGGGTGAGCCTCCGGGAGTGGCGCTACACCTGGGGCGCGCTGCGCGAGCGGGCGGCGCTGATCCAGGCGCGCGGCGCGGCGGCCGTGCTGCTGGTGTCGGACTCCATCTCCAACGCGCAGTTCGACATCCTTTCCTCGTACAACAACCGCGGGACGTACGGGCTGGACTCGGCGGGGGTGGAGGCGCCGCGGCCGTCGCGCGCGCCGGTCATCTGGCTGCGCGCGGGGATGCAGGGGGCGATGCGGCAGCCGGGGCAGCGCCTCTTGGCCCGCATCACCACCGAGTCGTTCATCTACCCGTCGGTGAACGTGGTGGCGAAGGTGCCGGGGACGGACGACTCGCTCCGCGGCGAGTACGTGCTGTATAGCGGGCACCAGGACCACGACGGCGTGCGCTTTCCCATCTCCGGCGACTCGATCTGGAACGGCGCGGACGACAACGCCACGATCAGCGTGGCGATGCTGGCGATCGGCCGCGCCTTCGTGCGCCACCCGGGGCGGCGGACGGCGCTCTTCGTGTGGCACGGCGCGGAGGAGCGCGGGCTGATCGGGTCGCGCTGGTACTCCGCGCACCCCACGGTGCCGAAGGAGGCGATCGTGGCGGTGCTGAACGCCGACATGATCGGCCGCAACGCGCCGGACAGCGCCGCGCTGCTGGGCGTGGAGCCGCCGCACCGCAACAGCCGCGCGCTGGTGGACATGGCGCTGGAGGCCAACCGCCGCTTCACCTCGTTCGCGCTGGACACCACCTGGGACCGGCCCGCGCACCCCGAGGGGTGGTACTTCCGCAGCGACCACCTGCCGTACGCGCGCGCCGGGATCCCGGCCATCATGTTCACCACGCTGCTGCACCCGGACTACCACACCCCGCGCGACGAGGCGGAGCGGATCGACTACGCCAAGCTCACCCGCATGACGCGGTGGATGTACGCCACCGGATGGATGGTCGCCAACACCGTCGAGCGCCCGGCGGTGGACCCGGACTTCAAGCTGGAACGGTGA